A window of Bacteroidota bacterium contains these coding sequences:
- a CDS encoding DJ-1/PfpI family protein has product MTTKFTFLLLPQIHLLDLAGPDQAIHEAMDYGADFEIEYCSLENNIVSTAGLPLGKVKSYKSCKLKKGDYLFIPGSNFTYLTSLPFKKQKDLLNWIVMQHANGVTLCSICAGAFVLAECGLLDGINCTTHFKKTKELQQLYPEAKVQENILFTHQNGIYTSAGIASGIDLTLHIIEQLKGSYFAHLVARELVVYKRRNGAASQESELLKFRNHIHAGIHKAQDFILKNIKKKFSIGELADVAGMSERNFTRVFKKETEITVNHFINLIRKEKISELMKNPDLSRIEIANKVGLSSDKQMMRIYKSK; this is encoded by the coding sequence ATGACAACAAAATTTACTTTCCTCCTTTTACCTCAAATTCATTTACTTGATTTAGCAGGCCCTGATCAAGCCATTCATGAAGCAATGGACTATGGTGCTGATTTCGAAATTGAATATTGTTCCTTAGAAAACAATATTGTCTCCACTGCAGGATTACCGCTTGGCAAGGTAAAAAGTTATAAAAGCTGTAAATTAAAAAAGGGAGACTATTTGTTTATTCCTGGTTCAAATTTCACCTATTTAACCTCGCTCCCATTTAAGAAGCAAAAGGATTTATTAAATTGGATAGTTATGCAACATGCAAATGGAGTAACGCTTTGCAGTATTTGTGCGGGTGCTTTTGTTTTGGCTGAATGTGGCTTATTAGATGGAATTAATTGTACTACACATTTCAAAAAAACAAAAGAGCTGCAGCAGCTGTATCCAGAAGCTAAAGTGCAGGAAAATATTTTATTCACGCATCAAAATGGCATCTATACCAGTGCCGGAATTGCCTCCGGAATTGATTTAACCTTGCACATTATTGAACAGCTAAAAGGTAGCTATTTTGCCCATTTGGTGGCGCGTGAACTGGTGGTATACAAGCGCAGAAATGGCGCTGCATCTCAAGAAAGTGAATTACTCAAATTTCGAAACCACATTCATGCAGGTATACACAAAGCCCAGGATTTTATTCTAAAAAATATAAAGAAAAAGTTTTCGATTGGTGAATTAGCGGATGTTGCAGGAATGAGTGAACGAAATTTTACCCGAGTATTTAAAAAGGAAACCGAGATAACTGTCAACCACTTTATCAATCTCATCCGAAAGGAAAAAATTAGTGAACTCATGAAGAACCCTGATTTATCACGAATCGAAATCGCAAACAAGGTTGGATTAAGCAGTGATAAACAAATGATGCGTATTTATAAAAGCAAATGA
- a CDS encoding response regulator, producing MRIEHNSTNSASYLQKVKTKIKTAPLSILLADDDKDDRYFFEKALKELSIPTLINSVNDGEQLMLYLVKHAANLPDVLFLDLSMPRKNGFECLSEIKENQVLKNIPVIMFSTSYTKDFNYEKNMIETLQKIGAQDYIRKPDNFEKLKEVIKLALDRIIDNIILPHVA from the coding sequence ATGCGAATAGAACATAACTCCACAAATTCAGCAAGCTATTTACAAAAAGTGAAAACGAAAATAAAAACAGCTCCCTTATCCATTCTGTTAGCAGATGATGATAAAGATGACCGTTATTTTTTTGAAAAGGCCCTAAAAGAACTAAGCATTCCCACCTTAATTAATTCAGTGAATGATGGCGAACAGCTCATGCTGTATCTCGTAAAACACGCAGCAAATTTACCGGATGTTTTATTTTTGGATTTGAGCATGCCTCGAAAAAACGGATTTGAATGTCTTTCTGAAATCAAGGAAAATCAAGTATTAAAGAACATACCGGTCATCATGTTTTCAACTTCTTACACTAAGGATTTCAATTATGAAAAGAACATGATAGAAACACTGCAGAAAATAGGCGCGCAAGACTACATTCGCAAACCCGATAACTTCGAAAAGCTGAAAGAAGTAATAAAACTAGCCTTGGATCGAATCATCGACAATATAATACTTCCACATGTTGCTTAA
- a CDS encoding response regulator, translating to MLADDDQDDRFFFNKALHKLDLKYLLTTAEDGEQLMDFLNQNVRDLPHVLFLDLNMPRKNGSECLKEIRQNKLLETLPVIIYSTSLHRDIADELYKNGAHYYIKKCDFDPLLKIISKALKLLTINTLQPSRDNFILS from the coding sequence ATGCTGGCAGATGATGATCAGGATGACCGATTCTTTTTTAATAAAGCCTTGCATAAATTGGATTTAAAGTACTTGCTTACAACAGCTGAGGATGGAGAGCAATTGATGGATTTTTTAAATCAGAATGTACGAGACTTGCCCCATGTTTTATTTCTAGATCTTAATATGCCTCGAAAAAATGGTTCTGAGTGTTTAAAAGAAATTAGGCAGAATAAACTTCTTGAAACCTTACCGGTTATAATTTATTCCACCTCCCTGCATAGAGATATTGCAGACGAGTTGTATAAAAATGGGGCGCATTATTACATCAAAAAATGTGATTTTGATCCCCTGTTAAAAATAATTTCCAAAGCGCTTAAACTGCTTACTATAAACACATTACAACCCAGTCGCGATAACTTTATACTGAGTTAA
- a CDS encoding two-component sensor histidine kinase → MKTALSIAKNKLALQSREKGKRAAELIVANKKLAFQNKEKGKRAAELIIANKELAFQNKEKGKRAAELIVANKELAFQNKEKEKKAAKLIVANKELAYQNKEKGKRAAELIIANKELAFQNKEKGKRAAELIIANKELAFQNKEKEKKAAKLIVANKELAFQNKEKGKRAAELIIANKELAFQSKEKGKRAAELIIANKELAYQNKEKEKRAAELLIANEDLTTFTYVSSHDLQEPLRKIKNFVTVLLAEEEKNLSPEGKNYLHRTNHIAKRMQDLIEDLLVYARAKSGDQKFEKTNLSKIVGEVIADYDETIKDKRAIISCNGFCFAKIIRFQFSQVINNLIGNSLKFSKPKIQPEIQIKFEIKSGAEIKSKNKKTANFDATKGAN, encoded by the coding sequence ATGAAAACTGCATTAAGTATTGCAAAGAATAAGTTGGCATTGCAATCTAGAGAGAAAGGAAAGCGAGCAGCCGAGCTTATTGTTGCAAATAAAAAACTGGCTTTTCAAAACAAGGAAAAGGGGAAACGCGCAGCCGAATTAATTATTGCCAACAAAGAACTTGCCTTTCAAAATAAGGAAAAAGGAAAACGAGCTGCTGAATTAATTGTAGCCAATAAAGAATTGGCTTTTCAAAATAAAGAAAAAGAAAAGAAAGCTGCTAAACTCATTGTTGCAAACAAAGAATTAGCTTACCAAAATAAAGAAAAAGGAAAACGTGCTGCCGAATTGATTATTGCAAATAAAGAATTGGCATTTCAAAATAAAGAAAAGGGTAAACGTGCTGCTGAATTGATTATTGCTAATAAGGAACTTGCCTTTCAAAATAAGGAAAAGGAAAAAAAGGCAGCAAAGCTTATTGTTGCCAACAAAGAGCTTGCATTTCAAAATAAGGAAAAAGGAAAGCGTGCTGCCGAGCTCATAATAGCCAATAAGGAATTGGCATTTCAAAGCAAAGAGAAAGGAAAGCGAGCTGCTGAATTAATAATTGCAAATAAAGAATTAGCCTATCAAAACAAAGAAAAAGAAAAGCGGGCAGCAGAATTACTCATTGCCAACGAAGATTTGACTACCTTCACCTATGTATCGAGTCACGATTTGCAAGAACCATTGCGTAAAATCAAGAATTTTGTAACGGTTTTGCTTGCGGAAGAAGAAAAAAACTTATCTCCGGAAGGAAAAAATTACCTGCACCGCACCAATCACATTGCCAAAAGAATGCAAGATTTGATTGAAGATTTGCTGGTATATGCGCGTGCAAAAAGTGGCGATCAAAAATTTGAAAAAACCAACCTTTCAAAAATTGTTGGGGAGGTAATTGCCGATTACGACGAAACCATTAAAGACAAGCGAGCAATAATCAGTTGCAACGGATTTTGTTTTGCAAAAATAATTCGATTCCAGTTTAGTCAGGTTATTAATAACTTGATTGGCAATTCGCTTAAATTTTCAAAACCGAAGATTCAACCCGAAATTCAAATTAAATTCGAAATTAAAAGTGGAGCAGAGATAAAATCAAAGAATAAAAAGACAGCCAATTTTGATGCAACAAAAGGCGCAAATTAA
- a CDS encoding CPBP family intramembrane metalloprotease, translating into MKQFLLFCVLAYSISWLIWLPLYGPTVGIYTLPIIPYHHAIGALGPLMAAFITTFIYKRGAGIKLLLQCCIKVRPILYLLIAAFAPTILGYCALLATSIMHNVTPNSIDLFTSKEFPNFSIPSLVVYNLLFFGFGEEVGWRGIALPFLHTKMNALSASCVLTIVWAMWHIPLFFYRPGYMDMDVMAIVGWVLSLLTGSILLTWLYNSSKGSLLICAIFHSTIDIAFTSQAMIQPSINYLGFLITVWGVLTVFIFKAKKLSVFAL; encoded by the coding sequence ATGAAACAATTTCTACTGTTTTGTGTGTTGGCTTATTCTATTTCTTGGTTGATTTGGCTTCCCTTATACGGACCAACTGTTGGAATTTATACCTTACCAATTATTCCTTACCACCATGCCATTGGCGCTCTTGGGCCACTAATGGCTGCATTTATTACCACCTTCATATATAAAAGGGGAGCAGGAATAAAATTGCTTTTGCAATGCTGTATTAAAGTACGACCAATCCTTTATTTGTTAATTGCAGCATTTGCACCAACAATTCTTGGATATTGTGCACTACTTGCTACTTCAATTATGCATAATGTGACTCCCAATTCAATCGATCTTTTTACCTCAAAAGAATTTCCGAATTTTAGCATACCCAGCCTAGTTGTTTACAATTTACTTTTTTTCGGTTTTGGTGAAGAAGTTGGCTGGCGAGGCATTGCGCTACCCTTTTTGCATACAAAAATGAATGCATTATCAGCGAGTTGTGTATTAACAATTGTATGGGCCATGTGGCATATTCCACTCTTCTTTTATCGGCCGGGATATATGGATATGGATGTGATGGCGATTGTGGGATGGGTGCTGAGCTTGCTTACGGGGAGTATTCTATTAACTTGGTTGTATAATTCATCAAAAGGTAGTTTACTTATTTGTGCTATATTTCATTCAACCATTGATATTGCATTTACTTCGCAAGCCATGATACAGCCAAGTATTAACTATTTGGGCTTTCTAATAACGGTTTGGGGAGTATTGACGGTATTCATTTTTAAAGCGAAAAAATTATCTGTTTTTGCTTTATAA
- a CDS encoding cation-translocating P-type ATPase: MSENQFNIPGLSAAQVLEARTKFGTNTLQYKKENTFLIRVKNILLEPMVLMLLVAATIYFTSGKTSDGIFMLAAILFSAAISLYQDSRSKNALEKLKQFSQAKCKVYRDGKLIQIGSEELVVGDSLLVEEGTSITADGIIIQSNDFSVNESILTGESMPVFKDKSKDNNLIYKGTAVASGLAIATITAIGNLTKLGKIGKSLESIEEEKTPLELQISNFVKKMMMGGALVFAVVWGINYLHSRVFLDSLLRSLTLAMSIMPEEIPVAFTTFMALGAWRLMKMGVVVKQMKTVETLGSATVICTDKTGTLTENNMRLAKLFVWKSKTFTTPESMASASDKELLRIAMFASETIPFDPMEVELHAAYKNSAGTDERPHYKMIHEYALSGKPPMMTHIFGNDKDKKIIAAKGAPEALLTVCNLTEQQKQEIIDAIHVLAVEGYRILGVGEANFEGTSYPLKQEEFKFEFLGLVAFYDPPKHNIQKVLEDFYKAGIAVKIITGDNAATTISIAKQIGFKGFEKSISGDELMKLSDADLNEVVVNNNIFTRMFPEAKLKIITALKNHNEIVAMTGDGVNDGPALKAAHIGIAMGKKGTEIAKQAASLILLEDDLSKMVDAVAMGRKIYTNLKKAIQYIISIHIPIILTVFIPLALGWIYPNIFSPIHVIFLELIMGPTCSIIYENEPFEKNLMIQKPRPFTTTFFSWKELATSIVQGIVITVGTLFTYQYAVQTGCDEQATRTMVFITLISSNIFLTLINRSFYYSIFTTLLYKNNLVVLIICITVIISGLILYVKPLTVFFEFEVLPGTAVFLSAGVGFICVIWYECVKWWKRIYRAKI; encoded by the coding sequence GTGTCAGAAAATCAATTCAATATTCCGGGGTTAAGCGCGGCGCAAGTGCTGGAGGCGCGAACTAAATTTGGTACAAATACACTTCAGTACAAAAAGGAAAATACATTTTTAATTCGTGTTAAGAATATCCTTCTCGAACCGATGGTATTGATGCTATTGGTAGCGGCCACAATTTATTTTACCAGTGGCAAAACAAGCGATGGGATTTTTATGTTAGCAGCAATTCTTTTTTCAGCTGCCATTTCATTATATCAAGATTCAAGAAGCAAAAATGCTTTAGAAAAACTTAAACAGTTTAGCCAAGCCAAATGCAAAGTTTATCGAGATGGTAAACTGATACAAATTGGAAGTGAAGAATTGGTGGTGGGAGATAGCTTATTGGTAGAAGAAGGAACATCAATAACAGCCGACGGAATCATTATTCAATCGAATGATTTTTCTGTAAACGAATCGATCTTAACCGGTGAATCGATGCCGGTGTTTAAGGATAAATCCAAGGACAATAATCTGATTTATAAAGGAACAGCCGTTGCGAGTGGCTTGGCAATTGCAACCATTACAGCAATAGGCAATTTAACAAAACTGGGTAAAATTGGTAAGAGCCTTGAAAGTATTGAGGAAGAAAAAACGCCACTTGAATTGCAAATCAGCAATTTTGTTAAGAAGATGATGATGGGCGGTGCGCTTGTTTTTGCGGTAGTTTGGGGTATAAATTACCTTCATTCACGCGTCTTTCTTGACAGTCTCTTACGCTCACTTACCTTGGCGATGAGTATTATGCCCGAAGAAATTCCGGTTGCCTTTACCACATTTATGGCTCTTGGTGCTTGGCGCCTGATGAAAATGGGAGTTGTTGTAAAACAAATGAAAACTGTTGAAACGCTTGGTAGTGCTACTGTAATTTGTACAGATAAAACCGGAACCCTTACCGAAAATAACATGCGTTTGGCAAAGTTATTTGTTTGGAAAAGTAAAACATTTACAACGCCTGAATCCATGGCATCTGCATCAGATAAAGAATTGCTTCGCATCGCTATGTTTGCGAGTGAGACTATTCCGTTTGACCCAATGGAAGTTGAACTGCACGCTGCCTATAAGAATTCGGCAGGCACAGATGAGCGACCACATTATAAAATGATTCATGAGTATGCTTTGAGCGGAAAGCCTCCGATGATGACGCATATTTTCGGGAACGATAAGGATAAAAAAATCATTGCAGCCAAAGGCGCCCCTGAAGCACTTTTAACAGTTTGCAACTTAACCGAACAGCAGAAACAAGAAATTATTGATGCCATTCATGTTTTGGCAGTTGAAGGATATCGTATTCTGGGAGTCGGAGAAGCAAACTTTGAGGGAACAAGCTATCCATTGAAACAGGAAGAATTCAAATTTGAATTCTTAGGTTTAGTTGCATTTTACGATCCTCCCAAGCACAACATACAAAAGGTGTTGGAAGATTTTTATAAGGCGGGTATTGCAGTTAAAATTATTACCGGCGACAATGCAGCTACCACTATTTCAATTGCCAAACAAATTGGATTCAAGGGTTTCGAGAAAAGCATTTCCGGTGACGAATTAATGAAGCTGTCAGATGCTGATTTAAATGAAGTGGTAGTGAACAATAATATATTTACCAGAATGTTTCCGGAAGCAAAACTTAAAATAATTACTGCCTTAAAAAATCACAATGAAATAGTTGCCATGACCGGCGATGGCGTAAATGACGGACCTGCTTTAAAAGCTGCTCATATAGGAATTGCAATGGGAAAAAAGGGAACCGAAATAGCCAAACAAGCCGCCTCCTTAATTTTATTGGAGGATGACCTTTCCAAAATGGTGGATGCTGTGGCAATGGGGAGAAAAATTTATACTAACCTAAAAAAGGCAATTCAATACATTATTTCAATCCATATTCCGATTATACTAACCGTATTTATTCCATTAGCCTTAGGATGGATTTATCCCAACATTTTTTCACCCATACATGTAATATTTTTAGAGTTGATCATGGGGCCAACCTGTTCCATCATATACGAGAATGAACCTTTTGAGAAAAATTTAATGATTCAAAAACCAAGGCCGTTTACCACCACTTTTTTTAGTTGGAAAGAATTAGCAACGAGTATTGTGCAAGGAATTGTTATAACAGTTGGAACTTTATTTACATATCAGTATGCGGTTCAGACGGGTTGCGACGAACAGGCTACGCGCACGATGGTATTTATTACACTAATTAGTTCAAATATATTCCTAACCTTAATTAATCGTTCATTTTACTATTCCATATTCACTACACTTCTGTATAAAAATAATTTAGTGGTATTAATAATATGTATTACGGTAATAATTTCGGGTTTAATTTTATATGTGAAACCACTAACGGTATTTTTCGAATTTGAAGTATTGCCTGGTACTGCGGTATTTTTAAGCGCCGGAGTTGGCTTTATTTGTGTTATTTGGTACGAATGTGTTAAATGGTGGAAGAGAATTTATCGAGCAAAAATATAG
- a CDS encoding glycosyltransferase codes for MYASIEKFSSTTPNNQFFCFFKPYSILILLLLVLPENASAKVTSSKRAFVLNSATAFKAATRKLWEEQSTWNRNLILCIADNLPGIDPTEKRLLFNQTEIGNSIKPYFGEDAGNKFTELLVVHTFISEQVMRACNANNTDIPDELASRWQANATDIAIYLNKINSKWALDDLNKILSHHLKLTNDVIVLRFRKDYEAEIVAYDKLRADNLKLADYISDGIIKQFPEKFKVVPIRLAAE; via the coding sequence ATGTACGCCTCCATCGAAAAGTTTAGTTCAACAACGCCCAACAACCAATTTTTCTGTTTCTTCAAACCGTATTCTATCTTAATTTTATTGTTACTTGTTCTACCCGAGAATGCATCAGCAAAAGTTACTAGTTCCAAAAGAGCATTTGTATTAAATTCTGCAACGGCTTTTAAAGCAGCTACCAGAAAATTATGGGAAGAACAAAGTACATGGAATCGAAACCTAATATTATGCATTGCTGATAACTTACCCGGAATAGATCCAACCGAAAAAAGATTATTATTTAATCAAACAGAAATCGGAAACAGCATCAAACCTTATTTTGGAGAAGATGCAGGTAATAAATTTACCGAACTGTTAGTTGTTCATACTTTTATTTCGGAACAAGTTATGCGTGCATGTAATGCAAATAACACCGATATACCGGATGAACTGGCTAGTAGATGGCAAGCAAATGCTACCGATATTGCGATTTACCTAAACAAAATAAATTCGAAATGGGCACTCGATGATTTAAATAAAATTCTTAGCCATCATTTAAAACTTACCAACGATGTGATTGTGTTGCGATTCAGAAAAGATTATGAAGCCGAAATTGTTGCCTACGATAAACTGCGCGCTGATAATTTAAAACTAGCAGATTATATTTCTGACGGCATAATTAAACAGTTTCCTGAAAAATTTAAAGTTGTTCCAATTCGATTAGCAGCTGAATAA
- a CDS encoding four-helix bundle copper-binding protein, translating to MSLQKYQDCITACSDCAVECSHCESTCLNEENIKSLARCIKLTHDCAAMCLFAMESMSSASEFAKQICSLCADMCNTCALECEKQTTLEHCLKCAEVCRKCAVECHNMNRMEFAKMSS from the coding sequence ATGAGCTTACAAAAATATCAAGACTGTATTACTGCTTGTTCCGACTGTGCAGTAGAATGTTCTCATTGTGAAAGCACTTGCCTGAATGAAGAGAATATTAAAAGTCTGGCACGGTGTATAAAGTTAACACACGATTGTGCAGCCATGTGCCTATTTGCAATGGAATCAATGTCGAGCGCAAGTGAGTTTGCAAAACAAATTTGCAGTCTTTGTGCAGACATGTGCAATACCTGTGCATTAGAATGCGAAAAACAAACCACTCTTGAGCACTGTTTAAAATGTGCTGAAGTGTGTCGTAAATGTGCCGTAGAATGCCATAACATGAATCGTATGGAGTTTGCAAAAATGAGTTCTTAA
- a CDS encoding T9SS type A sorting domain-containing protein: protein MKKLPFLLYFIFFVAPSFGIAATRYWVGSGNWNSSSNWAYLSSGIPGASVPTSIDTAYFESTDSSFCIIDTNIVVAGISLLDVYAGKIQLLPGYTLSIGLAGYTQAAGTFIGADGDISSKGPFKLWGGIFNSTVGNLELSAGFHALPGTFNPNGGTISFVANQQISGNANFYNVTILAYVLLNCNLDVNGNLLIGASSSCKLDVSSSSFYQINIAGNWTNLNSVTLGSFNQNNGKVVFDGAANQHIVLSHPTHTEIFYNAELNNSQGLTLHANVQIFNSLNFILGIIYATTNCNLYFINAATTSGASYLSFVSGPVYKTGKQAFTFPVGKNSVYAPISIGVGISTLNQFKAEYFQSNPTIIYDSINMDISIQHISQCEYWMLLRTIGNGNLAVKLSWDTRSCGVTNLSELRVVSWNGSVWNNSGNGGTTGSLAVGTILSGAASTNFSAFSLASTALSNPLPINLLSFSAQLDENRVELKWTTSSEYNNDFFTIEKSLNGTDWKPIAVIYGAGNSTSTLQYHSFDLLTLSNNYYYRLKQTDFNGSFSYSNSVPVSFANNDFSLSVFPNPCKKDGLLNLAIDVDITGNYSVTIFDLYGRACVINDLNSPQNLHQIVLNLNDKLPVGMYYISVMIINKKYTKLLMIN from the coding sequence TTGAAAAAGCTACCATTTCTTCTCTACTTTATCTTCTTTGTTGCTCCTTCTTTTGGAATAGCTGCAACACGCTATTGGGTTGGTTCAGGCAATTGGAATAGCAGTTCAAATTGGGCGTATTTGAGTTCAGGAATTCCAGGTGCATCAGTCCCGACCTCAATTGATACAGCCTATTTTGAAAGTACTGATTCCTCCTTCTGTATTATTGATACGAATATTGTGGTTGCAGGAATTAGTCTTTTGGATGTGTATGCAGGCAAAATTCAGTTATTACCAGGATATACGCTTTCGATTGGCTTAGCAGGTTATACGCAAGCCGCTGGAACATTTATTGGTGCAGACGGAGATATATCCAGCAAAGGCCCTTTTAAATTATGGGGTGGAATATTTAACTCTACAGTTGGGAATTTGGAGTTGAGTGCCGGATTTCATGCACTTCCCGGTACATTCAACCCCAATGGCGGAACTATTTCATTTGTTGCCAATCAGCAAATTTCGGGAAATGCCAATTTTTATAATGTAACAATTCTAGCCTATGTGTTACTTAATTGCAATTTAGATGTGAATGGCAACTTATTGATTGGTGCAAGCTCCAGCTGCAAATTAGATGTAAGCAGTTCAAGTTTTTACCAAATAAATATTGCTGGAAACTGGACAAATTTAAATTCAGTAACTCTGGGTTCATTTAATCAAAACAATGGTAAAGTTGTATTTGATGGTGCCGCTAATCAACATATAGTTCTCTCACATCCTACCCATACTGAAATTTTTTATAACGCAGAACTTAACAATAGCCAAGGCTTAACACTCCATGCAAATGTTCAAATATTTAATTCCCTTAATTTTATTCTTGGGATTATATATGCTACAACAAATTGCAATTTATACTTTATAAATGCCGCTACAACAAGTGGAGCCAGCTATTTAAGTTTTGTATCCGGGCCGGTTTATAAAACAGGAAAACAAGCATTTACTTTTCCGGTAGGAAAGAATTCAGTTTATGCACCAATTTCTATTGGCGTGGGCATTAGTACCCTAAATCAATTTAAGGCTGAGTATTTTCAAAGTAACCCTACCATTATTTATGACTCTATTAACATGGATATTAGCATTCAACACATTTCGCAATGCGAGTATTGGATGCTACTCAGGACTATTGGCAACGGGAATTTAGCCGTAAAACTAAGTTGGGATACTCGAAGTTGCGGTGTTACAAATCTTTCAGAGTTAAGGGTAGTTTCGTGGAATGGGAGCGTATGGAATAATAGTGGGAATGGAGGTACAACCGGATCCCTTGCCGTAGGAACAATACTTTCAGGTGCTGCAAGTACCAATTTTTCTGCCTTTTCACTTGCTTCAACTGCTTTATCAAACCCGCTACCAATAAACCTTTTAAGTTTTAGTGCACAATTGGATGAGAATAGGGTGGAATTGAAATGGACTACTTCATCAGAATATAATAATGATTTTTTTACGATTGAAAAAAGCCTAAATGGCACAGATTGGAAACCCATCGCTGTAATTTATGGAGCAGGCAATTCTACGAGTACTCTTCAGTACCATTCATTTGATCTGCTAACGCTCTCAAACAATTATTATTATAGGTTAAAGCAAACCGACTTTAACGGAAGCTTCTCATATTCTAATTCTGTTCCTGTTTCCTTTGCAAATAATGATTTTTCGCTTTCTGTATTCCCAAATCCATGCAAAAAAGATGGTTTGTTAAACTTAGCTATTGATGTTGATATTACAGGTAATTATTCTGTTACAATATTTGATTTATATGGGAGAGCATGCGTTATAAATGATCTTAATAGTCCTCAAAACCTGCATCAAATAGTGCTTAATCTAAATGATAAACTCCCGGTAGGCATGTATTACATTTCGGTAATGATCATAAATAAAAAATACACTAAGCTGCTCATGATTAACTAA
- a CDS encoding AI-2E family transporter, with protein MDRIQNLPVYIKFAIVSIGIFAIVCSMHFAQNIILPLIYAIIIAIVLSPIVNFLVRKKFNRILAISITLITVIGFSMAILIWLSSRADMKAESFTMLLAKFELLLHQGEAWVSETFNIRLSKVKIWTNDTKAEAMVLGKSLVGRTLVNIGSVLVVLVLIPVYVFLVLYYRPLLMNFIHQLFSAHNHTEVNKVLSATKKIIQSYLIGLMLEALIIATLNSASLLIIGIDYAILLGVIGAVLNLIPYIGGIIAVSLPMLIALATKSPTSAFLVLGAYIVIQFIDNNYIIARVVASKVQLNALVSMVVVICGGAIWGVPGMFLSIPLTAIIKVIFDHIDGLKPWGYLLGDRIMETPPIEILPKI; from the coding sequence ATGGACCGTATTCAAAATCTACCTGTTTATATAAAATTTGCAATCGTATCAATCGGCATTTTTGCTATTGTTTGCAGTATGCATTTTGCGCAAAACATAATTTTACCCCTGATTTATGCCATTATAATAGCAATAGTACTGAGTCCTATTGTAAATTTTTTGGTTCGTAAAAAATTCAATAGAATACTCGCTATTTCAATTACTTTAATAACAGTAATTGGATTCTCTATGGCAATATTGATATGGCTTTCTTCGCGGGCCGATATGAAAGCAGAATCTTTCACTATGCTGCTAGCAAAATTTGAGTTGCTACTCCATCAAGGAGAAGCCTGGGTATCCGAGACATTTAATATCCGACTTTCTAAAGTAAAAATTTGGACCAACGATACTAAAGCAGAGGCAATGGTATTAGGTAAATCCCTAGTTGGTAGGACGCTTGTTAATATCGGAAGCGTTTTGGTGGTGCTTGTTCTAATACCGGTATATGTGTTTTTAGTTTTATACTATCGCCCCTTATTAATGAATTTTATTCATCAGTTATTTAGTGCCCATAATCATACGGAAGTGAATAAAGTTTTAAGTGCTACAAAAAAAATTATTCAAAGCTATTTAATTGGACTCATGCTGGAAGCCTTAATTATTGCAACACTTAACTCTGCAAGCTTGTTGATTATTGGAATTGATTATGCTATTTTATTAGGTGTAATTGGTGCTGTCTTAAATTTAATTCCTTACATCGGTGGAATAATCGCAGTATCCTTACCCATGCTTATAGCGCTTGCCACTAAATCGCCTACATCGGCATTTCTTGTTTTAGGCGCCTATATTGTTATTCAGTTTATTGATAACAACTATATAATCGCAAGAGTGGTTGCATCCAAAGTGCAACTCAATGCGCTGGTATCTATGGTGGTTGTCATTTGCGGAGGAGCAATTTGGGGCGTTCCCGGCATGTTCTTATCGATTCCGCTCACAGCAATCATCAAAGTTATTTTTGATCATATCGATGGCTTAAAACCATGGGGATACCTATTAGGCGATAGGATTATGGAAACTCCACCAATAGAAATTTTACCTAAAATTTAA